The nucleotide sequence ACATAGATGGTGTCCAGCAGGAACTTGTCGGCCAGCGGATCCATGACCGCCCCGAGGAGGGACTTCTGACCCAGCCTGCGGGCCAGAAATCCGTCGAGGGCGTCGGAAATCCCTGCCGCAAGGAAGGCCACCAGGGCCTCGGGGCGTCTTCCCGCGAGAAGAGCGATTACGATGATCGGAACGAGGAGAAGACGCAGGACGGTTATAAGATTGGGCCAGGTGAACATGGTGGTTTATACTCTAGTCTCTAACTTCCGGACAAGAAAGTGATTTCCTCATTTGTTTTATCGCTATTCCCGCAACTCCTTGCTAAAGTTCCATAAACAGAGTAAAAAAGGTTCCATGCTTCCGAATCGCCAGGGAAAGTTCGGACCGTTTGGGGGACGCTTCGTACCCGAGACCCTCATGCCGGCTTTGAGAGAACTGGAGGAAGCCTACCGGAAATTCAAAAGAGAACCTTCCTTTCGCCGGGAACTCTTCTGGTACCTTCGAGAATACGCTGGTCGTCCCACTCCCCTTTATCCCGCCCGTCGTCTTTCCGAGGCTCTAGGGGGGCACCTGAAAATATACTTAAAACGCGAGGATCTTTTACACACCGGGGCGCACAAGATAAACAACACACTGGGACAGGTTCTGCTTGCCAAACGAATGGGCAAACGCCGTGTCATTGCGGAAACCGGTGCCGGGCAACATGGAGTGGCTACCGCCACCGCAGCGGCCCTTCTGGGCTTGGAATGCGTGGTTTACATGGGAGCAAAGGATACCGTCCGTCAGGCCATGAATGTCTTCAGGATGGAACTCCTGGGGGCCAGGGTAATTCCGGTGGAGTCCGGCACTCAGACCCTTAAAGACGCCATAAACGAAGCCATCAGGGACTGGGTCACCAATGTGGGAACTACTTTTTATGTGATCGGTTCGGTGGTGGGACCTCATCCCTATCCCATGATGGTGCGGGACTTTCAGAGTATAATCGGGCGTGAAACCCGCCGGCAGATTTTAAGGCTCGAGGGCCGTCTTCCGGACCTGGTGATTGCCTGCGTGGGGGGCGGTTCAAACGCCATGGGGATATTCTATCCTTTTGTGAGGGATCAGGTGGTCAAGCTGGTGGGAGTGGAGGCCGCGGGGGAGGGTCTTGATTCGGACCGGCACTCCGCCACCCTCAGCGTAGGAGAACCGGGGGTGCTTCATGGGATGATGACCTATCTTCTTCAGGATCGGGTGGGCCAGATCAAAGGAGCGCACTCTATTGCTCCCGGGCTCGATTATCCCGGAGTGGGTCCGGAGCACGCCTTTCTCAAGGAGACCGGACGGGCGGAGTATGTGGCCGTGGACGACGAGGAGGCCTTATCCGCCTTCAGACTTCTCTCGGAAACCGAAGGGATTATTCCGGCCCTGGAAAGCGCTCACGCGGTGGCCTACCTGGTGAAGATAGCCAATCGTCTTCCCCGGGATACCATTGTGGTGATAAACCTGTCCGGTCGGGGAGACAAGGATGTGGCTGCCGTGCGGGACTATCTATCCTCCGGGAAAAAATGAAAGGCGCGGAACGAGTCCGGAAAGCCATTGAGGAAGCCAACCGGCGGGGTCGGGCGGCGCTTATACCCTATCTGTGTGCCTGGGATCCGGATCTCGCCACCACCGAGGCTGCCCTCTGGGCAGTGGCCGAGGCCGGGGCGAGCGTGGTGGAACTGGGATTCCCCTTTTCGGATCCCCTGGCCGACGGTCCCACTATCCAGGCCGCTACCCAGAGAGCCCTGAGACACCATCCCACCCTAGAGGCATTCCTCGAGTTTGTGTCCGGTCTTTACGAGCGGGGGTACCCGCTTCCCATAGTAGTCATGGGGTACTACAATCCCTTTTTCCGTTTCGGGATTTCGCGTTTTGCCCGGGAGGCCCGCAGGGCCGGGCTCTGCGGGGCCATCATACCGGATCTCTCACTTGAGGAGGCCCGTCCCTGGCTCCGGGAAGCCCGCCGGCAGGGCCTGGCCAGCATCATGCTCGCCGCCCCCACCACGCCCACTCAAAGGCTGGAAAAGCTTGCTCGCGCATCCTCCGGATTCCTTTATTATGTCTCCGTAACCGGAATAACCGGAACCCGGGATCGGCTACCCGAAGACCTGGCTCTGCGGCTCGATCTCTGCCGTGAGGTCTCTCCGGTACCGGTGGCGGTGGGCTTCGGCATTTCTCGTCCGGAACAGGTTCAAATGCTTGCCCCGCACGCGGAAGCCATTGTGGTGGGAAGCGCTCTGGTCAAAATAATGGAGTCCGAGGGACGCAGGGCTCCGACTTCGCTGGAAAAATTCGTTCGAAAACTGGTAGCGGCCACGAAAAGACCATGAGGGTCCTTCAGGTAAAAACGGCACCTCCCTACGAGATTCTCATAGGTGGGGGAATCCTCGCCGACCTACCGGAGGATCTCCCCCGGGTGCTTGAGACGCGGAGACTAGCCCTCATTACCGATGACACGGTGAGGGACTTTGTGGCCGAGGATCTGTCCCGCCTTCTTTCCGAAGGGGGCTTTGGCACGGAGGTCTTTTCCTTTTCTCCCGGAGAGACCTCCAAACGAATGGAGACCGTGGTGGACCTGGCCCGCCGGATGATTCGAGCCGGATTCGATAGAAAATGTGCGGTGATGGCGGTGGGTGGAGGTGTGGTGGGAGATGTGGCGGGGTTTCTGGCCTCCATCTATCTCCGCGGAATACCCTATGTCCAGGTGCCTACCACCCTCCTTGCCCAGGTGGACAGTTCCGTGGGAGGCAAGACCGGTGTGGATCTTCCGGAAGGCAAAAACCTCCTGGGCACCTTTTATCAGCCCCGCAGGGTTTACATAGATTACGGAGTGCTTTCCACACTTCCCCGGGAGCACTTTCGTAACGGACTTGCAGAGGTGGTTAAATACGGTTGCATTGCCAGTCGCAGTCTCTTCGAATACCTCGAAAAAAACATCTCCCGTCTATTTCTTTACGATCCCGAAATACTTGAAGAAATCATTTACGAAAGCTGCCGAATTAAGGCCGAGGTAGTCTCCCGGGACGAACGGGAATCCGGTCTTCGTCGAGTACTCAACTTTGGGCACACCCTGGGGCATGCGCTCGAGGCGGCTTTGAACTATAAAATTCTTCACGGGGAAGCGGTGGCCGTGGGAATGGTGGCAGCGGCGCGGCTCTCGGAAACCCTGGGGGTGGCCAGGGAAGCCGTCTCGGAGAGGCTGGAAGCGTTGCTTACGATCCTGGGTCTTCCGGTGCGTCTTCCGCGGGGAATTTCCCCGGATAATTTGCTCGTTTTTCTTTCAGCGGACAAAAAGGTCTGGCACGGCAAACTTACCATGGTTCTTCTCAAAAGCCTGGGGGAATTCGTCTTCTACGAAAATCCCCCCGTGGAAGCACTGGAAAAAGTCCTCAGGGAATTGCTTCCGGAGGATGATTAATGAGAGAAATCCTCTTCACCAAGATGCAGGCTTCGGGGAACGACTTTATTCTAATTGAGAACTTTGAGGGAGCCATTTCTCCGAAGGAAGCCCCGGAGTTGGCCCGCAAACTGTGCCGACGCAGGATCTCGGTGGGAGCCGATGGTCTGATTTTGATAGAGCCTCCGAGGAATCCGCGGAACGCCTTTTCCTGGCGTTTTTTTAATGCCGATGGTACCGAGGCGGAAATGTGCGGAAACGGAGGGCGCTGCGCGGCAAGATTTGTCGTGGAGGAGGGGCTTTCCGGACCGGAGCTCACCTTCGAGACCCCGGCCGGGGAGATCCGGGCCGAGGTACGGGGAAAGCGGGTCAAGGTGGCTCTCACTCCCCCGCGGGATCTTCGCCTCAATCTTTCCCTTCCCCTAGGGGACAATACTTTTTCCCTCCATTTTATAAACACCGGGGTCCCTCATGCGGTGATCTTTGTGAAGGATCTGGAGGAAATTCCGGTAGAAGACCTGGGCCGCCGGATTCGTTTTCACGAACACTTTGCCCCGGCCGGAGTCAATGTGAATTTCGTTCGGATCCTCTCCCGGACGGAAATTGCTGTACGCACTTACGAGCGAGGCGTGGAGGGAGAAACGCTCGCCTGCGGTACCGGAGCCTCAGCCGCAGCTTATATAGCGGTAAAACTGGGACTGGTCGAGGTACCGGTCTCTGTTATCACCCGGAGCGGAGAAACCCTTCGTATTCATCTTGAGGAAAACCGGATCTTTCTGGAAGGGGACACTCATAAGGTGTATCGAGGCTATCTCTATTCGGAAGCCCTTTCGGACTGAGTTCCTCGGTGCTAGAATAGCTCTTAAATACCAGAGGAGGATTTTTGGATGTTAAAGCGTCTGATCGGTTGTTTTGTTTTGTTGATTCTGTTTTCTTTTCCCGTGCGGGCGGAGAAATCCCCGGTCATTGCGAAAGTGGGACCTTACACCCTCACCCGGGACGATTTCCAGAAAGAGCTCGAAAACAATGCTCAACTGAAGGCCCTTCTGACCCTCAAACCGGACATGAAGAAAGTACTGGTGGAGCGCTGGGTGGAGGTTACTCTTCTGGGGCTGGCCGGGAGGGATGCCGGGCTTGAAAAAGACCCGGCGGTCCGGAAGGAAATCGAGGAACAGACCCGCATGATCCTCGCCCGTCACTATTACGAAAAAAGGATCCTGCAGGGCCTAAAGGTTTCGGAAAAGGAGGCTCAGGAATATTATCTTTCCCATCGCAAGGATTACAGGATTCCGGAGAGGATTAAGGCCCGACACATCCTGATCCGGATCCCGGAAGGGGGCGACAAAAAAGCCGAAGAGGAGGCCCTTTCCCGGGCTCGAGAGATTCGCAAAAAACTCCTTTCCGGAGCAGACTTTGCCGAGCTGGCCCGCCGATACTCCGAGGATCCCGGAACCAAGGATCGCGGCGGGGATCTGGGGACCTTTTCTCGGGGTCAGATGATTCCCGAGTTCGAAGAAGCGGTTTTCAGGCTAAAGGTGGGGCAGATCAGTTCCCCTATTCGGACCCGCTTCGGCTATCACATAGTCCAGGTGGAGGCGAAAATTCCCGCGCAGATTCCTCCTTATGCCAGGATCAAAAAACGGGTGATTCAGGATCTCCTGGAGGTTAAAAAGGAGAAGAGACTTTCGGCCCTTCTAATGGAACTCAAAAAGAAATATTCGGTGGAGGTGCATCCGGAGAATCTGCCGTGATACCGGATTTTTTGCTGGCTGAGCTACCGGAATCGATGATCCGGGTGCTGCGAGACAATCCTGAAGGTTATGTAATCTTTCTCGACATCGAAACCGAGGGCCTCTCCCGGGAAAGAAATGGCATCACGGTACTGGGTACCATGGCCAGGGGACGCTATCGGGCCTTTGTGGCCGGGTTCAATCTGGAAAAGGGAGCCGAATTCCTTGCGGCCTATCCTGTATGGGTAACCTTCGGAGGGACCCGATTTGACCTCCCTTTTCTCCGGGCCCGTTTTCCGGCGCTTCCCCCTCCGCTACTGCATATAGATCTGGAACACCTCTACCGCCGTCTGGGGTATCGAGGAGGGCTCAAGAAACTGGAAGAACGCTTCGGACTGGTTCGGAATACCCGGGGACTTACGGGATACGACGCGGTAAAGTTGTGGCAGAGGTGGAAACGGGAGCGGGATCGTGCGGCCCTGCGGCGTCTCCTGCTCTACAACCGGGAGGATGTGACTAACCTGAAGCCCCTTCTTGAGAGGGCTGGCCGCATGCTGAAGGGTTTTACCGAAAGAAATCTCCGAAGCAGGGGGGGCGCGATTGCCGGATAAGGATATCCAGCGTCTTGCGATAACGGAGAAATTCCTTCGGTATGCCGCGGATCTAAGTGAGACCCTCCCCTCCAGCGCCGTTCTGGTGTATGCCGATGTGTTTCCGGGCGGAGAGGGACTATCCCAATTTCTGGAACATGTACAGAGGCACCGCCTCATTCTGGTCACCAGGGAGAAAGATTTTCAGCCCCCTCTGGGAACGGAGGTCATTGAGGTCCCGGAGATAAAACTAACCCGTCTGGGACAGATCAAGGTGGCTGTACTCATCGGAGTGGCCCGGGGGCTCTTTACTCATGAGGACTTACTGATCTGCCTCTCCGGGGTGGCCGAAAGCGGACACCTTGATAGTCTTTTTATCCTGGATCTCGAGAGTGAATTTGAAATCTTTGCCGTCTCACAGCTGGAAGATCTGAAGGAAATCGTAAAACCAGAGGTTTTCCAGCGCGTACTTTCCCTGGCCATTGTGCTGGCTACGCAGGGGCGGGAAGGGAAACCGGTAGGAACCTGTTTTATTCTGGGGGATACCGATCAGGTGCTCCAACACTGTGATCAGATGGTGATAAACCCCTTTCGTGGCTACTCGGAAAATGAACGCAACATCCTGGATCCTCGACTCGAAGAAACAGTCAAGGAATTCGCCCTTCTGGATGGAGCTTTCGTCATACGGGGTGACGGAGTGGTGGAAAGCGCGGGAAGCTATATTCGCACGGGGGTAGTGAGCGCAGATATTCCGAGCGGTCTCGGGGCTAGACATCGTTCCGCCGCGGCCATAACCGCTCTTACCCGGGCAGTAGCCATTACGGTGAGCGAATCCACCGGGACGGTAACCGTCTTTCGCAACGGTAAAATCGTGATGGAAATCGAGAAACCCCATCCCCTGGGACCGGATACCGAATGGCGTCGGGCCTTCTACGCCGGCCCTCGAGCCCCTTCGGAATGGCCTCATGAACCGAAACTAGTCAAAGGAGGTTAGTATCAATGTTTAGAGAAATCAGGACCCTGATCCTCTCAACCCTGGTCGTCTTCCTGGTGGCGAGCCTGCCGGCTTCTGCCTCCCCCGGACTCTGGGACAGTCTCTTCCGGGTCAAAAAGGTGGAACCTCACCGGAACACCCCTCCTCCCTCTCCGGCCTCTCCCCGGGATCTCGCCGTGGCCCAGGCCCTTTCCAGGGCCTTTGCCGCAGTAGTCAAAAAGGCCGGTCCGGCGGTGGTCTTCATAGAAGTGGAAAAGACCGTGGTGCGTAAAGAACCCCTTCCCTTCCCCTTCGGGCCATTTCCCTTCGACTTTTTCGGGAACGACTTCATGCATCGTTTCTTTCCTCAGATACCCCGCAAATTCAAACAAAGAGGAGCCGGCTCGGGATTTATCGTGAGTCCGGACGGACTTATTTTCACCAACAATCATGTGGTGGAGGGAGCGGACAGGGTTATTGTAAAACTCGCTGATGGGCGCACCTTCAGGGGAAAGGTGGTGGGGCGCGATCCTCAATCGGATGTGGCGGTCCTCAAGATCAAGGGACACGACCTGCCCACCGTCCCTCTGGGAGATTCGGACAAGATCCAGGTGGGGGAATGGGTTATCGCCATCGGAAATCCGTTCGGCCTGAGCCATACGGTAACCGTAGGGGTGGTCAGTGCCAAGGGACGCAGCGGGCTGGGCATAACTGA is from Thermosulfurimonas sp. F29 and encodes:
- the trpB gene encoding tryptophan synthase subunit beta, which gives rise to MLPNRQGKFGPFGGRFVPETLMPALRELEEAYRKFKREPSFRRELFWYLREYAGRPTPLYPARRLSEALGGHLKIYLKREDLLHTGAHKINNTLGQVLLAKRMGKRRVIAETGAGQHGVATATAAALLGLECVVYMGAKDTVRQAMNVFRMELLGARVIPVESGTQTLKDAINEAIRDWVTNVGTTFYVIGSVVGPHPYPMMVRDFQSIIGRETRRQILRLEGRLPDLVIACVGGGSNAMGIFYPFVRDQVVKLVGVEAAGEGLDSDRHSATLSVGEPGVLHGMMTYLLQDRVGQIKGAHSIAPGLDYPGVGPEHAFLKETGRAEYVAVDDEEALSAFRLLSETEGIIPALESAHAVAYLVKIANRLPRDTIVVINLSGRGDKDVAAVRDYLSSGKK
- the trpA gene encoding tryptophan synthase subunit alpha, whose amino-acid sequence is MKGAERVRKAIEEANRRGRAALIPYLCAWDPDLATTEAALWAVAEAGASVVELGFPFSDPLADGPTIQAATQRALRHHPTLEAFLEFVSGLYERGYPLPIVVMGYYNPFFRFGISRFAREARRAGLCGAIIPDLSLEEARPWLREARRQGLASIMLAAPTTPTQRLEKLARASSGFLYYVSVTGITGTRDRLPEDLALRLDLCREVSPVPVAVGFGISRPEQVQMLAPHAEAIVVGSALVKIMESEGRRAPTSLEKFVRKLVAATKRP
- the aroB gene encoding 3-dehydroquinate synthase, which produces MRVLQVKTAPPYEILIGGGILADLPEDLPRVLETRRLALITDDTVRDFVAEDLSRLLSEGGFGTEVFSFSPGETSKRMETVVDLARRMIRAGFDRKCAVMAVGGGVVGDVAGFLASIYLRGIPYVQVPTTLLAQVDSSVGGKTGVDLPEGKNLLGTFYQPRRVYIDYGVLSTLPREHFRNGLAEVVKYGCIASRSLFEYLEKNISRLFLYDPEILEEIIYESCRIKAEVVSRDERESGLRRVLNFGHTLGHALEAALNYKILHGEAVAVGMVAAARLSETLGVAREAVSERLEALLTILGLPVRLPRGISPDNLLVFLSADKKVWHGKLTMVLLKSLGEFVFYENPPVEALEKVLRELLPEDD
- the dapF gene encoding diaminopimelate epimerase translates to MLFTKMQASGNDFILIENFEGAISPKEAPELARKLCRRRISVGADGLILIEPPRNPRNAFSWRFFNADGTEAEMCGNGGRCAARFVVEEGLSGPELTFETPAGEIRAEVRGKRVKVALTPPRDLRLNLSLPLGDNTFSLHFINTGVPHAVIFVKDLEEIPVEDLGRRIRFHEHFAPAGVNVNFVRILSRTEIAVRTYERGVEGETLACGTGASAAAYIAVKLGLVEVPVSVITRSGETLRIHLEENRIFLEGDTHKVYRGYLYSEALSD
- a CDS encoding peptidylprolyl isomerase; translation: MLKRLIGCFVLLILFSFPVRAEKSPVIAKVGPYTLTRDDFQKELENNAQLKALLTLKPDMKKVLVERWVEVTLLGLAGRDAGLEKDPAVRKEIEEQTRMILARHYYEKRILQGLKVSEKEAQEYYLSHRKDYRIPERIKARHILIRIPEGGDKKAEEEALSRAREIRKKLLSGADFAELARRYSEDPGTKDRGGDLGTFSRGQMIPEFEEAVFRLKVGQISSPIRTRFGYHIVQVEAKIPAQIPPYARIKKRVIQDLLEVKKEKRLSALLMELKKKYSVEVHPENLP
- a CDS encoding ribonuclease H-like domain-containing protein, giving the protein MIPDFLLAELPESMIRVLRDNPEGYVIFLDIETEGLSRERNGITVLGTMARGRYRAFVAGFNLEKGAEFLAAYPVWVTFGGTRFDLPFLRARFPALPPPLLHIDLEHLYRRLGYRGGLKKLEERFGLVRNTRGLTGYDAVKLWQRWKRERDRAALRRLLLYNREDVTNLKPLLERAGRMLKGFTERNLRSRGGAIAG
- a CDS encoding diadenylate cyclase, which gives rise to MPDKDIQRLAITEKFLRYAADLSETLPSSAVLVYADVFPGGEGLSQFLEHVQRHRLILVTREKDFQPPLGTEVIEVPEIKLTRLGQIKVAVLIGVARGLFTHEDLLICLSGVAESGHLDSLFILDLESEFEIFAVSQLEDLKEIVKPEVFQRVLSLAIVLATQGREGKPVGTCFILGDTDQVLQHCDQMVINPFRGYSENERNILDPRLEETVKEFALLDGAFVIRGDGVVESAGSYIRTGVVSADIPSGLGARHRSAAAITALTRAVAITVSESTGTVTVFRNGKIVMEIEKPHPLGPDTEWRRAFYAGPRAPSEWPHEPKLVKGG